Sequence from the Deinococcus arcticus genome:
GTGCCAAATTCGGCGCGGATGCTGGGCGCCAGAAAGGGGTAGTGCGTGCAGCCCAGGACCAGCTGGTCGGCCCCCGCCTGTACCAGCGGGGTCAGGACCTCGCGCAGCACGGCCCGGGTCTGGTCATGGTCCGCCTTGCCCGCTTCCACCAGGGGCACCAGCTCGGTGCTGACCGCGTTCAGCACCCGCACGCCCGCCGGCCCGGCCCATTCGCGCACCACGTCGGCCAGCAGGGTGCCGCGCAGGGTGCCGGGGGTGGCCAGCACGCCCACCACACCGCTGCGCGTGGCCTGCACGGCGGGTTTCACCGCCGGGACCAGCCCAATGATGGGCATGTCAAAGCGGGCGCGCAGGTGCGCGAGGCTGAAGGCCGAGGCGGTGTTGCACGCCACCACCACCGCGCCGGCGCCCAGGCCATGGAGCGCCGTGACCGCGCGGTCGGTCAGGGTGCGGATGTCCTCGTCGGACCGGGCGCCGTAGGGCACGTGGGCGGTGTCGGCCAGATACAGCAGGTCCTGGCCCGGCAGCGCGCGGCGCAGTTCGGCCAGCACGCTCAGGCCACCCACGCCGGAATCAAAGACGCCCAGGGGCGCGGTGGGGCTCATGGCTGCCAGTGTAGAAGGGGAGGGGGCCTTGGCCCAAGTGCGGGGGCGGGGGACAGGCCGGCGGTGAACCGGGCCTATCCCGGGCTGGGGGCCGCTGCCGGGCCCTGCGCCTGTTCGGCCCGCGCCCGCTGGCGGTCCAGGCTTTCCACCGCCGAGACCGCCACTGCCGCCACCTGAATCAATTCGGCGCGGTAATCGTCCAGGCTGCGTGCCCCGCGGAGGTCGGCCTGCTTGTCGAACTGGGTGAACAGGTGCTCCAGCGCCGCGTTGTTCGCCTCGCCCACCTCTTCACCCAGCACCATCAGCCACACGGCGGGGTCCAGGTTCTGCTCACCCCACCTGGCCTCCTGGCGCTGACGTTCACGCTGGACCTCGGCCAGCACGCCGGGTGTGGCCCGGGTCATGCGGTCAGCGCCTCTTGCAGCAGCCCCCCCAGGGCGCGAATGCCGGTGTCGATCTGCGCCGGCGTGGCGTTGGAGTAGCTCAGGCGCATGGTGTTCTCGCCGCCGCCCAGGGCGTAGAAGGGGCGGCCGGGCACGTAGGCCACCTGGCGCTCCACAGCGCGGGGCAGCAGGGCCTCGGTGTTCACGCCCCCCGGCAGCGTGAGCCACAGGAACATGCCGCCCTGAGGCGTGGTGTGCTCCACCCCGGCCGGAAAGTGTGCCTGCATGGCCCGCAGCATGTGCTGTGCCCGCTCGCCGTACGCCCGGCGCACCCGCTCAATCTGGCGGGGCAACACGTCGTGCACCAGTTCGGCCATGATCATCTGGTTGAGGGTGGGCGTGTGCAGGTCCGAGCCCTGCTTGGCCTGAATGAGCTTGGCGATGATCGGCGCGGCGGCCTGCACCCAGGCGTCGCGCAGACCCGGGGCCAGGGTCTTGGAAAACGAGCTGGAATACACCACATGGTTGCGGTCCGGGTCGCCGTGCAGCTGCAGGCCCAGTTCGTAGAGGCTGGGGGCCGCCTCGCCCGAAAAGCGCAGCTGGCCGTAGGGGTCATCCTCAATGACCAGCACGCCGTACTGCGCCGTCAGCTCGACCAGACGCTGCCGGCGCTCGGCACTCAGGGTGCGCCCGGTGGGGTTCTGGAAGTTGGGAACGGCGTACAGCAGCTTGGCCCGTTCCCGCTTCAGCACCTCTTCCAGGGCGTCCACGTCTATGCCGCCGTCATCGGTGGGCAGCTGCACGTAGCGCGGCAGGTACGGCTGAAATGACTGCAGCGCGCCCAGGTAGGTGGGGGCTTCCACCAGCACGGTGTCGCCCTCGTCCAGCAGCACCTTGCCCAGCAGGTCCAGCCCCTGCTGGCTGCCGGTCACAATCTGCACGTTGCTGGCGGGAATGCCGGCCTGCGCGCCAATCCACTCGCGCAGCGGCGGGTGGCCCTCGGTGGTGGAATACTGCAGCGCCGCCGCGCCCGCGCGGTCCAGCACCGCGTTCGTGGCCGCGCGAACCTCCTCAATGGGAAACAGTTCCGGCGCTGGCAGGCCCCCGGCAAACGAGATCACGTCCGGGCGCTGGGTGATTTTCAGAATCTCGCGGATGGCGCTGGCATTCATGGTGCGGGCCCGGCGCGACAGGGCGCTGGCCGGGTCAAACGCGGCAGGGGGGCGGCTCATGGAGTCCATGCTACGCCCGGCGCGCTGGCCCCCCCGCCCGGTCGTGTGGACGCCCCGGGGCACCGGGCCGCGCAAGCCAGTAAAGTGGGGGCGCTCACAGTGGCCCGCGTGGGGATCAGGCGCCCGCCCCTCCCCCGCTGGCCCGTGAACATGGTTTCTGGCCCAGTCCGGTTCCGGCCGCCCCTGGCACCCGCCGGACCACCGCGCCCCAAGGAGGCACTCCCATGCTCGTCACTGGTAACGACATCCTGGTTCCCGCCCGCGCTGGCAAGTACGGCGTGGCCTCGTTCAACACGAACAACATGGAGATCACGCAGGCGATCATCCACACGGCCGAGAAGCTGCGCAGCCCCGTGATGGTGCAGATGAGCGAGGGCGCCATCAAGTACGGCGGGCAGGATCTGGCGAACATCGTCATTGACCTTGCCCAGCGCGCGACCGTGCCGGTGGCGCTGCACCTGGATCACGGCTCGTCTTACGAATCGGCCCTCAAGGCCATCAAGATGGGCTTTACCAGCGTCATGATTGACGCCTCGCACCACCAGTTCGAGGAGAACGTCAAGGAAACCCGGCGCGTGGTGGAAGCTGCGCACGCCATGGGCATCAGCGTGGAATCCGAGCTGGGGCGCCTGGGCGGCATTGAAGAGCACATCGTGGTGGACGAGAAAGACGCCTTCCTGACCGACCCCGAGGAAGCCGTGCAGTTTATCGAGCAGACCGGCACCGACTACCTGGCCATTGCCATTGGCACCAGCCACGGCGCATACAAGGGCAAGGGCCGCCCCTTCATTGACCACGCGCGCATCGAGAAGATTGCGCAGCTCACCAGCATTCCGCTGGTGGCCCACGGCTCCAGCGGCGTGCCCGCCGAGATCGTGGAGCGATTCCGCACCGGCGGCGGCGTGATTGGCGACGCGGCCGGCATTGCCGACGAGGACCTGCAGCGCGCCACCGGCCACGGCATTGCCAAGGTGAACGTGGACACCGACCTGCGTCTGGCCAGCACCGTGGCCATCCGCGAAGCCCTGAACGCCAACCCCAAAGAGTTCGACCCCCGCAAGATCTTTGGCCCCGCCCGCGACCTGATGAGCCAGATCGTGGAGCACAAACTGACTGTGCTGGGCAGCGTGGGCAAGGCCTGAACCGCAGCTGTTTATTCCCTCGCTGTTGATCCCCCGGCCGACCGGGCGGGCTGGGACAGCGGCGCCGCAGAGCGAGTGACGAACAACGTGCCTCACCCCGGAAATGGAAACGGTTCGGCGCGGTTCTGATACAGACTGCCGTCTGTTCTGCCAACACATCGGCTCTGTTCCAATGTGCCGATGCCACGCCCGGAGGGACGTGATGCTCATGCCCGCGCTGCAAAGCCGCTCTCCGGGTTTGTCTGAAACGTTGGACTGGGGGAGGGGTGAGGCCCTTCAAACCCCTGTGCGCGCCGGTCCCTGATCCTGGGGGCCGGCGCGTTGCTGTGTGCGGCCGGGCCCCAGGCCGAGCTGACGCCCACCTGATGGACGCTTCATGATTCTGCCGCCCGGCAACGGGGAATTCTCACCCGCCAGGGCTATGCTCGCCAGTGCATGACGCTGGCCCGGCCCCTCTGTGCAACTGCTCTTGTGTCTGGCCTGCTGGTGGCCGGATACGGCTTCGGGGCGTCCTCGGCCCCTGTACCCTCACCGCTGGCCCCCTCACTGCTGACCAGGTTGAGCGCCCTGCTGCCCCAGACGGCGCAGCCGGTGACCCTGCTCACGCGCCGCTCCAGCATCTCGACAGTGCAACTGGAACTGCGGGTAGCCAGCGTGGGCGGCGACCCGGCAGTCCTGCGCCAGATCGCCGTGAGCGCCGCGCGTGGCGTGCCACCGGTGTACGACGAGCGCCTGAATATCACCCGTGAGGAATTCAAGAAATACGTGGTGTTTCAGGAAACGCTGGCCTCCACGGGCAAGACCTTCCGCCTGTCGGTCACACGTGACGCTGGCCGCGTGACGTTTGGGGACGGTCCCTCCATGAATGGGGTGCTGCGCGGCGTGAGTGTTGACCTGAAAACCGGCGAGATGCGCTCGCCAGAAGGCTTCAGTGCCCGGCCGGTCAGCGTGCCGCCCAACGACGACCCCAGCCGGGGCCTGGAAGTGCGCACCGGCTTTCAGTGGCGCATTTTCGGCAACGGCAGTGCGGGGCGCGCCGTGAACGGCACCCTCAGCCTGCTGCAGCTGAACAGCGGGCGAATTGTGCTGGCCTACACGCGTAACAGCATGCTGGACTACAAGCTGAATGTGGGCGAGCTGATCGTCGAATACACCCGGCCCTGAGGCACCCGGGCCCTGGGCTGGCCCTGATGCCCGCCTGACCGCAGGTCAAGGTGTCCTCACCTTCTCTTCAGGGCACGTCACGGCGCGGCGCCTACCCTGGGCGACATGAAGAGGAATCTGCTGATGCTGGGCGCGGCCCTGACCCTGGGAGGGCTGTCCCAGGCCCACGCGGGGCGCCTGTCGCCCACCCTGTTGCAGCGCGCGCAGCAGGGCGACCAGACGCCCGTGGGCGTGATTGTGCGCTTTCAGTTCGCCAACGACGAGCGGGGCCGGGCCCAGTTCAAGAACCTGCGCGGGCAGCTGAACAGCCGCCTGGCCCAGCTGGGGCCGGCAGCGGGCTTCGTGAAGCAGGCCATCAATTCCGGCAAGGTCACGGAACTGTGGCTGGACCAGAGCATCTACCTGCCCCTGACGCCGGTGCAGGCGCGCGCCCTGGCCCTGCTGCCCTTTGTCTCGGACGTGTTCGAGAACTTCAAGGTGCAGATTCCCAAGCCGCAGCGCGCTGTGGCCCTGAGCGCCGCTGCGGCGGCCCCCGGCGAGGCGTGGCACCTGGCCAAGATCGGCGCCCCGCAGGCGTGGGCCGCCGGTTTCAAGGGTCAGAACGTGAAAATTGGGCACCTGGACAGCGGGATTGACGCGGGCCACCCCCAGCTGAACGGCAAGGTGCGGGCCTTCGCTGAATTCAACGCGGCCGGTGACCGGGTGCAGGGCGCGGCCACCCGCGACACCACCAACCACGGCACCCACACAGCGGGCCTGCTGGTGGGCGACACCGTCGGCGTGGCCCCCAGCGCCACAGTTATCAGCGCGCTGGTGCTGCCGAACAACGAGGGCACCTTCGCCCAGGTGATCGCCGGTATGCAGTACGTGCTGGACCCCGACAACAACGCGGCCACCGACGACGGCGCCGACGTGGTGAACATGAGCCTGGGTATTCCCGGGACCTTTGATGAATTCATCGTGCCCGTGCAGAACATGCTGCAGGCAGGCGTGGTGCCGGTCTTCGCTATCGGTAACTTCGGTCCCTCTCCGGCCAGCACTGGCAGCCCCGGCAACATTCCCGATGTGATTGGCGTGGGCGCTGTGGACCGCAACGGGCAGGTGGCCTCCTTCAGCAGTCGTGGCCCGGTGAACTGGAACAGCACGATCAAGGGCGTGTTCGTGAAGCCCGACATTGCCGCGCCCGGGGTGGAAATCACCAGCGCCTTTCCCAATGGGCAGTACGGCGCTCTGAGCGGGTCCTCTCAGGCCAGCCCCATCGCGGCGGGCGCTGTGGCGCTGATGCTCTCGGCCAAACCCGGCGCGGGCGTGGACGCGATCAAGAACGCCCTGTACACCAGCGCCAGCAATGCGGGCAGCAAGAACAACAACGTGGGCTACGGCCTGATCAGTGTGCCCGGCGCTCTGGGCAAGCTGGGCGTGGGGGGCGCCGCTCCTGCGCCCACCCCGCCTGCGCCCACACCACCCGCCCCCACGCCCCCGGCGCCGACCCCTCCTGCGCCCACGCCACCTGCTCCCACGCCGCCGGCGGCCCCCACGGGCCCGGCCGGCTACACCCTGTGCGCCATTGAGGGCAGCAAGTGCGACTTCAGTGGCCAGAAGGACGCCGCCTTCGGCACGGCCGGCAAGTACCTGACCGGGATTGGCACCGACGGCTTTAACTGCACCGTGGCCGAATGGGGCCGCGACCCTGCCCCGGGCCAGCGCAAGGGCTGCTTTATCAAGGACCGCCCCGGCGCGGCCCCCGCGCCCACGCCGCCTGCACCGGCACCCACCCCGCCCAGCAGCGGCAAGAAACCGCGCGTGCTGCTGGTCGATGACGATATGGGCCAGGGCGCCGACGTCACGAACGCGCTGCGTGAGGCCATCAAGGCGAACGCGGTGAGCGGCGGGGCCTTTGTGTGGAACACCCAGAGCCAGGGCGCCGTGCCCCTGAGCGAGATGCGGCGCGCTGACATCGTGGTGTGGGCCACGGGGGAGCAGTATCAGAACACCATCACGGCGGCTGACCAGAACCTGCTGCGCCAGTATGTGGACGGCGGCGGCAACCTGCTGATCACTGGCCAGGACATTGGCTATGACATCGGCACCAGTGCCTTTTACACCAGCGTGCTGAAGACGCGCTTTGTGGCCGACAGCAGCGGGCAGGCCAAGTTCGTGACCCGCGGGGCCTTTGGCAACACGGCCTTTACCCTGAACGCCCAGGGCAGCGCAGGCAACCAGTACTACCCCGATGTAATTGCCGACCAGGGCGGCAGCAGCGTGGTGGCTTCGTGGGGCACGGCCAACGCCACGGCGGGCACCATCACTGCCCAGAGCATCCGCGTGGACCCCAACCGCAACCGCGCCGCCCAGAAGGTGCAGGACCCACGCGGACTGGTGGAGCAGATCGCGGCCAACCTGATCGGCGGCATCCTGAACCAGATTCTGGGCGGCAATACCCAGGCCCAGAACCGCAACCAGCCGCGCGTGAGTGCCCAGAATGCGGGCGAGAACGCCGGGGCCATCGTGGCGAACGACGCGGGCAAGTACCGCACCGTGACCATGGGCTTCGGGCTGGAGGGCCTGACACCCAACAGCCGCACCATCCTGATGAAGACCGCCTTTGACTGGCTGATGAAGTAAGAGCAGCAGTCTGGGCACAGAGGCCGCCTCAGGGATACCCCGGGGCGGCTCTGTTGTGAAAGGAGTGACTGGCACAGCCGCAGGCAGCCGGGAGATGCTCCGTTTGCGGCCCCAGAAGAGAATGGGCTGCTCGCTGTCCAGAGGCGCCCTTTCCCTCAAGGCGGGCTGTAGGGTTTCTGCGGCTGGCCTTTTTCGTTTTCCCATGCGGCTCTGCTGGGCGCCTTTTACCTTCGGGGTATGCCGACCCTCAAAGACATCATGACCCGCGACCTCACCACCACCGACCCCCGCGCCACCCTGAAGGAAGTCGCCACCCTGATGCGTGAGCAGGACATTGGCAACGTGCTGATCATGGACGGCGAGACGCTGCGCGGCATCATCACCGACCGCGACATCGTGGTGCGCGCCGTGGCCTACGGGCACGACCTGGGCAGCGTGGCCAGCGACTACGCCACCGGCAGCGTGTTCACCCTGGACGCCGGCACCGACGTGCAGGACGCGGCCCGCCAGATGGCCCAGCGCCAGGTGCGTCGCCTGCCCGTCACCGAGAACAGCCAGGTGGTGGGCATCGTGAGCCTGGGCGACCTCGCCACCCGGACCTCCGGCGGCGCCGACGAGCAGGCGCTGCAGGGCATCAGCCAGCCGACCATCTGACGACAGGGCAGCGGGCCACCCCGAGAGTCTGTGGGGGGTGGCCCGCTGCCGTGGCCCTGGCGCCTGCCTAGCCCAGATCGCGCAGCCGGCGGTACAGCTCTTTCTGTTCCTCGCTCAGCTGCGCGGGCACGGTCACGTTCAGCTTCACGTACAGGTCGCCGCGCGTGCCGTCCTTGCGGGGCCAGCCCTGCCCACGCAGCCGCATGCGGCGCCCGCCACTGCTGCCCGGCGGCACGCTCAGGTTCCCCTTGCCGGAGAGCGTCTGCACCGTCACGTCGCCGCCCAGGGCCGCCACCGGGGCCGGCACGTCCACGCTGGTGCTCAGGTGGTCGCCGTCCAGGTCAAAACGGGCGTCTTCCAGCACACGGATGGTCAGCAGCACGTCGCCGCCGCCGGGGCCCTGGCCCGCCAGCCGCAGCCGGGCGCCGTCTCGGGTGCCGGCGGGCACGCGCAGCGACAGGCGTTTGCCGTCCACGTTGATGACCTCGTCACTGCCGTGAAAGGCCTCTTCCAGCGTCACCTGCAGCTCGCCTTCCACGTTCTGCACGAAGCGGCGGCCCTGTCCGGCGCCGCCTAAGCCACCCAGCAGGTCCTCCAGGTTGACCTGGGCGCCCTGGAAGCCGGGGCCCGCGCCGCCCCCACGCCGCCCACCGCCGCCGAACAGGCCCTGGAAAAAGTCGCTGAACTGCCCCGGATCAAATCCCGAGAAGTCCCCGCCCTGAAATCCGCCCGCGCCGGGCCCCGCGTAGCCGGGGGGCACCTGCCCGGTGTGACCAAACTGGTCGTACACCTTGCGCTTTTCCGGGTCGGAGAGCACGGCGTACGCCTCGCCAATCTCCTTGAAGCGTTCGGCGGCCTTCTCGTCGCCGGCGTTCTTGTCGGGATGGTACTGCTTGGCCAGCTTGCGGTAGGCACTCTTGATATCCGCGTCGGACGCGCCGCGCGACACGCCCAGCACGTCGTAATACTCCTTGTAGGCCATAACACCTCCTTTCAGTCGGTGGGTCGAAGGGGCTAGGGGGCAGCCGGGCCCAGCTTGTTCAGGACGGCTTTCAGGCCGTAGGCGCGGGCCATTTCCAGGGCGGTGTGGCCGCGCTTGTCGCTGGCCTCCGGGTCGGCGCCGTGCGCGAGCAGCAGGTCCAGCACATCGGTGCGGGGAGCGCGGCGGCCGGTTTGGTAGGCCAGCCCCTCCACATCCACGGTGTGCAGCAGGGGCAGCCAGTACCGGGGGTCGTTCACGTTGGCGCCCTTTTTCAGCAGCTCGCGGATAAACGTGGGCGGTGCGTCCCGGTCAATGGCAAGGTTCAGCAGCGGCAATTTCTCGCGCTCGGGCCAGAAGGACACGTCCTGCACGAAGCCCAGCAGGGTGCGCAGCGCCTCCTCGGGCTGGCCGTGGCGCAGCGCCCAGCCCAGGGCCTCGTGGGCCCGGGTCTGGCTCGGGGCCTTCAGGTCCGCAGCCAGCGTTCCGGCTTTCAGGGCGGCAATCAGCGGGTTGGCGTCCTCGCGGCGCACCAGCTGGCGGTACTCGCCTTCCACCTGTTCGCGTGCCCAGCCCACCTTGCGCAGAAACTTCAGGCTGCTGCCCACGCTGGGGCTCTGTTGAAAGCACTTCACCGGAATGCGGCGGCCCAGTTCTTCCCAGCCGTATTCATCGTGCAGGTGCGTGACCAGCCGTTCCAGCGTCACGCCGTGCAGGGGATCACGCGGCGCCGTTGATGGCTGACGCTCCTGCCCTTCTCCATCACCCATCAACGGTTCCCCCTCACCCTTTCCTGCTCACGACCACGCGCGCCGGGCGCACCAGGCGGTCCCCCATGCGGAAGCCCAGCTGGTACACCTGCACGATAACGTCGTCCTCGTCGCCGGGCACCACCTGCAGCGCCTCGTGCCACTGGGGGTCAAAGGCCTCGCCCTCCTTGCCCGTGGCTTCCAGCCCCAGGCCAGCAAACACGCCCAGCACCTTGCCCTGCACGGCCTGCATGCCGGGAATCAGCTTGGCGGGATCGGCGGCGCCCATGGTCACGGCGCGGTCCAGGTCGTCGTAAACCGGCATCAGGGCCTCGGCGGCCTTGCTGACGCCCT
This genomic interval carries:
- the murI gene encoding glutamate racemase, producing MSPTAPLGVFDSGVGGLSVLAELRRALPGQDLLYLADTAHVPYGARSDEDIRTLTDRAVTALHGLGAGAVVVACNTASAFSLAHLRARFDMPIIGLVPAVKPAVQATRSGVVGVLATPGTLRGTLLADVVREWAGPAGVRVLNAVSTELVPLVEAGKADHDQTRAVLREVLTPLVQAGADQLVLGCTHYPFLAPSIRAEFGTTFALLDSGAAVARHTRRVLDGAGLRAPDTASGRVRYFVTGDPARSAPVFAALLAANMHNGAELHRAPAPRIERLHP
- a CDS encoding aminotransferase-like domain-containing protein, which gives rise to MSRPPAAFDPASALSRRARTMNASAIREILKITQRPDVISFAGGLPAPELFPIEEVRAATNAVLDRAGAAALQYSTTEGHPPLREWIGAQAGIPASNVQIVTGSQQGLDLLGKVLLDEGDTVLVEAPTYLGALQSFQPYLPRYVQLPTDDGGIDVDALEEVLKRERAKLLYAVPNFQNPTGRTLSAERRQRLVELTAQYGVLVIEDDPYGQLRFSGEAAPSLYELGLQLHGDPDRNHVVYSSSFSKTLAPGLRDAWVQAAAPIIAKLIQAKQGSDLHTPTLNQMIMAELVHDVLPRQIERVRRAYGERAQHMLRAMQAHFPAGVEHTTPQGGMFLWLTLPGGVNTEALLPRAVERQVAYVPGRPFYALGGGENTMRLSYSNATPAQIDTGIRALGGLLQEALTA
- the fba gene encoding class II fructose-1,6-bisphosphate aldolase; its protein translation is MLVTGNDILVPARAGKYGVASFNTNNMEITQAIIHTAEKLRSPVMVQMSEGAIKYGGQDLANIVIDLAQRATVPVALHLDHGSSYESALKAIKMGFTSVMIDASHHQFEENVKETRRVVEAAHAMGISVESELGRLGGIEEHIVVDEKDAFLTDPEEAVQFIEQTGTDYLAIAIGTSHGAYKGKGRPFIDHARIEKIAQLTSIPLVAHGSSGVPAEIVERFRTGGGVIGDAAGIADEDLQRATGHGIAKVNVDTDLRLASTVAIREALNANPKEFDPRKIFGPARDLMSQIVEHKLTVLGSVGKA
- a CDS encoding S8 family peptidase; this translates as MKRNLLMLGAALTLGGLSQAHAGRLSPTLLQRAQQGDQTPVGVIVRFQFANDERGRAQFKNLRGQLNSRLAQLGPAAGFVKQAINSGKVTELWLDQSIYLPLTPVQARALALLPFVSDVFENFKVQIPKPQRAVALSAAAAAPGEAWHLAKIGAPQAWAAGFKGQNVKIGHLDSGIDAGHPQLNGKVRAFAEFNAAGDRVQGAATRDTTNHGTHTAGLLVGDTVGVAPSATVISALVLPNNEGTFAQVIAGMQYVLDPDNNAATDDGADVVNMSLGIPGTFDEFIVPVQNMLQAGVVPVFAIGNFGPSPASTGSPGNIPDVIGVGAVDRNGQVASFSSRGPVNWNSTIKGVFVKPDIAAPGVEITSAFPNGQYGALSGSSQASPIAAGAVALMLSAKPGAGVDAIKNALYTSASNAGSKNNNVGYGLISVPGALGKLGVGGAAPAPTPPAPTPPAPTPPAPTPPAPTPPAPTPPAAPTGPAGYTLCAIEGSKCDFSGQKDAAFGTAGKYLTGIGTDGFNCTVAEWGRDPAPGQRKGCFIKDRPGAAPAPTPPAPAPTPPSSGKKPRVLLVDDDMGQGADVTNALREAIKANAVSGGAFVWNTQSQGAVPLSEMRRADIVVWATGEQYQNTITAADQNLLRQYVDGGGNLLITGQDIGYDIGTSAFYTSVLKTRFVADSSGQAKFVTRGAFGNTAFTLNAQGSAGNQYYPDVIADQGGSSVVASWGTANATAGTITAQSIRVDPNRNRAAQKVQDPRGLVEQIAANLIGGILNQILGGNTQAQNRNQPRVSAQNAGENAGAIVANDAGKYRTVTMGFGLEGLTPNSRTILMKTAFDWLMK
- a CDS encoding CBS domain-containing protein, whose product is MPTLKDIMTRDLTTTDPRATLKEVATLMREQDIGNVLIMDGETLRGIITDRDIVVRAVAYGHDLGSVASDYATGSVFTLDAGTDVQDAARQMAQRQVRRLPVTENSQVVGIVSLGDLATRTSGGADEQALQGISQPTI
- a CDS encoding DnaJ C-terminal domain-containing protein, with product MAYKEYYDVLGVSRGASDADIKSAYRKLAKQYHPDKNAGDEKAAERFKEIGEAYAVLSDPEKRKVYDQFGHTGQVPPGYAGPGAGGFQGGDFSGFDPGQFSDFFQGLFGGGGRRGGGAGPGFQGAQVNLEDLLGGLGGAGQGRRFVQNVEGELQVTLEEAFHGSDEVINVDGKRLSLRVPAGTRDGARLRLAGQGPGGGDVLLTIRVLEDARFDLDGDHLSTSVDVPAPVAALGGDVTVQTLSGKGNLSVPPGSSGGRRMRLRGQGWPRKDGTRGDLYVKLNVTVPAQLSEEQKELYRRLRDLG
- a CDS encoding VF530 family DNA-binding protein, yielding MGDGEGQERQPSTAPRDPLHGVTLERLVTHLHDEYGWEELGRRIPVKCFQQSPSVGSSLKFLRKVGWAREQVEGEYRQLVRREDANPLIAALKAGTLAADLKAPSQTRAHEALGWALRHGQPEEALRTLLGFVQDVSFWPEREKLPLLNLAIDRDAPPTFIRELLKKGANVNDPRYWLPLLHTVDVEGLAYQTGRRAPRTDVLDLLLAHGADPEASDKRGHTALEMARAYGLKAVLNKLGPAAP
- a CDS encoding nucleotide exchange factor GrpE, with product MTDEHKPGDTDPSTAEAKTIDADTGLDLPETDTDNMEEDADTMFAGLNDMDEGMLGQVQEMMAKLGRADELEKENAELKGRLARLAADFESYRRRTQDDVQAAQGQGVSKAAEALMPVYDDLDRAVTMGAADPAKLIPGMQAVQGKVLGVFAGLGLEATGKEGEAFDPQWHEALQVVPGDEDDVIVQVYQLGFRMGDRLVRPARVVVSRKG